Below is a genomic region from Miscanthus floridulus cultivar M001 chromosome 1, ASM1932011v1, whole genome shotgun sequence.
TTGTGCAAATACCAAAAACCACCATGGCCATCGTCGATGATCCTTTTAGTCGAAGATCTAAACTATATTAATGTCTACACCTTCAGAAAATACTCTCTTCGGATAGCTTTTTAGACATTCTCCAATTTTTCATTTAGGCAAGTTTTGATTTTTGAAGGTGTTGCGGCTCTAACAAGACGCAAGTCACATCAAGTTCCAGGCTTCCAGCAACAATAAATATGACACCGTTGCACGTAGTGACCTAAGGAACTAGCATGTTGTGTAGTCACGGAAGGGGCCAACTTGCATGTTTTTGTTTCATGTTAacggttgcatgcatgcatgtaaaggAGGAGATCCAATCAACACAAAGGCAAGTGGCATGGGGGATCCCCTAGGAACATGATTTACTAACTGGAGCGCACATTGTGGTGAACAGTGAAGAGACGCTCTATTGTGATGTTACCTTCCCCTAACCGTATCTCATCTGACAAAAGGCTAAGGCACTCACTAGAGCACGCGTTGTGGTGAAGAGACACTCTATTGTCATGTCACCTCCTCCAACGTCCATTCAAGACTCAAGAGCGTGAAAAGTAGCTACCGTTCTGTAGAGACTCGTGGGACGAGGAACAATAGCCTACATTGAGAGAACAGTAACACTAGATCATCTTAGTCTATGTAGAGTACTATTTTTAGGTGAAGCTAACAGCGTTGGCCTTGTCCTAAATTTGCAGGAGCCCTAAGTACATCCAACTTTGCAGCGCCACTTTttggtggactggtggtggcaGGCTGGGTGAGGGGAGGGGTGATTTTTGCAATAAAACATGTGGGGGCCTTTGCAACAATGTCTTCGGAAGAATGAGTACAACGTTCTTTTCGTTGCAAAACCATAGTGACATATGGGGTGGTTTTTTTCGACTTTGCTTTTTTTGAAAGAAATACGAGAACATAGAGATACATTGGAGATTAACATTTCATCTCCACAAACATATTAGCCCTAAGTAGTCTCTTGTAATGTAACATTATAAAGTCATCGCAAAACTTCAAGCAGATTTGGCAACGTATCTCGAGTGACCCATAAGGCCACCACTGGTGTTAGAAGGAAACCTACACTGAATAACTATTGCAGGGTGCCTTTCTTTAACATATGATACTCGTACAGAGTGAACCATTGTATTTTTCCTCATAAGAAAAGAAACAATGCTGGTAGATCTATAGTCGGTGGTCAAGAGGCCAAAAAAATGTCAGTCTGGGCAAACTATATTCTGCCTAGTACAAATTCCGGTGTTTTTAAGCTTTTTGCTACTATTATTGTCACACGTTGAATCTGAAAAGCATGACATCTCCTTCCTGCACAACATAATCCTTTCCTTCCAACCTCAACTGCAGTCAAAGTAACAGATTAAATAAACAAGCAAAGAAAGCATATTTTTAACTACATGTTTCAAATCACTGAATGTAAGGTTTAGCAGCGCAAATATCTTTACCAGCCCTTTCTCCCTTGCTACTCCAAGAGAACCAGCTGCAACAAAATCATCATAGGATACCTGAGGTGTGGTAGTAATCATTGTACAATTAGTAAatatcaaacaaaaaaaaaaacaggcaaCAATATATCCAAATTCCATAGAGTTGAAGTATTGGCATTTGTAGTGATATATCATAACATGTAAACTGAAATTTGTCATTAAATTCCCATCAGTTTGTACACAGCTTACAGTTTCAGCTCTGATGAATCCTTTCTGAAAATCACTATGAATAACTCCAGCTGCTTGTGGCGCAGTCATGCCTACAAGTAGAATTACATGCAGTTATAGTGATTACAAAAACTTCttcaaatattacaataaaaaaaaTTGTGAGGAAGAAAGAAACCTGAAAGAATAGTCCAAGCTTTTGTTTCCTAAAAGGACACAGTTAAAGGTCTGTCAGTTTGTGTTTACTGctggaaaaaaaaacctttaacAGCACAAAAGATGCACCTTTTCTCCGGTTGTGAAATAGGTTCTTAATCCCAATAGATTATATGTTGCTTTTACCAAATTTCCTAGTCCACTTTCAGCAACGCCAAGAGATTTTAAATATTCTACTCTCTCTTCCAAAGGTAGCTCAGCGAGTTCAGCTTCAACCTGTTTATGCATTCCATGATTTTGTTAGCATAGGTAGAACACATCTGGGTAGGCAACACCACTCAGGCAAAAATATAAAATTATTTCACAGAAATTTCTTCAAAAGCTTCTTGTAGTTTAGATGCATACAACAAACCTGAGCTGATATTGTAACCATACCAGACTGCAAGTCTGATGCTGCTTTAGCCACCTCTTTGACATGAGGATTGCTATCAGGTTCAGCAAGATCAGATTCTGTTACATTAGCAACATAAATGACAGGTTTCATAGTTAGCAGACAAAGATGTTGTATAGCTTCTTTCTCATGCTCAGCTAAATCGACCGATCTTGCAGGCTTTCCTTCCATAAGCGCCTGCTGAATTTTTTCCAATCCTGATTTCTCTGCTTGTTCCTAAGTAGTTACAACAGTTAGAACATAAAACATAAAGGCCATCAGAATGAAAGAATCTTACCTTCACTTTTACTTGCACATCTTTAGTTTTGCTCTTGTTAAGCTTATCTAGCCTCTTCTCTATCTACAGTTAGTACACAACTGTCAGCAGTTGGAGAGGATCATAGATAGTAATAGAAGTTTCTTTTGAATGCGTGATAACAAGACGAATGGAAATTCCTTCACCAAATTACCTGTTCAAGATCCGAAAATATCAGCTCTAGGTTAATGACATCGATGTCTGATCTGGGATCAACCTTGCCATTGACATGAACAATATCGTCATCCTCAAAGCATCGCACAACCTGAGAATCCAGTAAAAAAGAACAGATAATAGTTACTCCTACAGCCTCGACACAGCTAATATCTTATAAGAGGCTCATCCAATAATATTTTGCTATCTCCAACAAATAAGAAATGATCTTTCgcaaaaaaacaaagaaagaaaTGATAATGATGCACCAGCAGTGAGTTGCAGTGCTGGATAAGGATAACAGAGTGGCTCCAATTTTACTTCACATATCACATATCAGTAAAATTGGAGAAACAAGGGATATCTGATGGAGAAATAGAGAATTGTATTATTATAGCCTGTAAAGTATAAAGATGCAAGCAGGATGGCGCACAGTAATTGACAGCCACTAGAACATTGGGCAAATATATCAGAGCTTAAGCATACAAGTACAAGATACCAACCTGAAGTATAGAATCCACTTCACGGATGTTTGAAAGGAATTGATTTCCTAGTCCCTGTTGTCAATTGTCAACAATAATACTGAATACCACTATGTATAAACTAATCTGAAACCATATAAACTTTGCTCAGCAGAGTTGGAGCTATCCTGCAGGTAAATTGAAGACAATGACAAAACGTGTACCTCTCCTTTGCTTGCTCCTTTGACGAGACCTGCAATGTCCACAAGCTCGATAGATGTTGGGACCGTCTGCTGCGACTTGCTTAATTTTGAGAGCACCTGCAAACGAGGATCAGGGATAGCCACCACACCAACATTTGGGTTGATGGTGCAAAAGGGAAAGTTTGCAGCTTGTGCCTTCCCGTTTTCAacctgaaaaaaaaaatgaaaacagaTTAACATTAAATTATTCCTGGGAAGAACCTGTCCTATGTATATCACATACATTTCTCCACTCGAAACATTTTACTGCAACAAGTACAGAGGGCAACTTGTGCAGCAGCGGAACAACACAAAAGAACATGATATTTTGTGAACTTTATTGACTCTTAGTCTCTTACAAATTATACAAATCTACAGTGTCAGCCGTTCCGCAAGAATGTCTATGTGGCAAAACGTCGAACAGTTGGCGTCCACCGACATCCACCCAACATACACGCTGCAATTCCACCCTATACCGAGCTAATGAACGAATCCAGAAGAATATATATAGAGAAGAAAAGAACCTACACATTTCTCTCCCATCTAGACTCCCCGGTTATTACGAGTTTTGACAACACGAATTCCTCCCAGGAACAGGAAGCAACGAAACAAGCAAGCTTAGTACTCACAATGGCGTTGAAGAGGGTGGACTTGCCGACATTGGGAAGCCCTACGATGCCGGCGCGGAGGCTCATGCTTATCCGTGCCGAGCGGCCGGACGAGAACCGCCGGGCGCGGCTGGCCCGGCTCCAGCGCCAGTGCTGGAGTAGCGCCGACGAGCCGCACGGGGAGGGCAGGGTCGTCGCGGTCTGCGCCGCCGCGGGTGCCCGCGTGAAGCCCGCGAACGCAGAGCCGAGCGCGCGCGACACCGTCGTCATGGGCAGCGCCGGGAGGAGTTCGTGGGCGGCGCGGGAACACGGTGGGGGCGTACGGTTCAGAGATGAGAGCTGAGAGATGGATAGATGAATGGCACGTGAGCGGCGCGTGATGGCTTTCAAAACGCACGTGCGATTTGGCGAGGAGAGGATTCTTAACTTTTTTACCCACCCTTGGGAAGAATGCTCGTTTAGGGCTTCCCCAATGTAACAACGGTGGTATGCTTTTAATTTTCATGCGTACTGGGTATTCATGTCAAGGTAAGTGATAGACTCATTGTTTGTCAGGGAGTCTTACAGAAGCAGCGGTGGTttaatttaacaaaaaaaaaaaagtgaaagCAGCAATCCAAGCGTGCGTGGGAGGTGAGGAAACACACCGTCGATGACGTTTGGTTCCTAGGGACCATAGTTGCTGCCTGCGTCTACCCTCCCAAACTGTAAAGCTGAAAGTAACGTTTTAGGAGAGAAAGGTAATGGGGAGACCTTGAGGTATAAGTACATATGTGGCTTGCATTATtcgttggtctgaaacttggctgaaactggctgaaaaatactgttctggctgaattgttgtgagagaaaaacactgttccggctgaaaaaacaaaccgaacaagccgaatatggggtaagccgaacagggcctatgAACCGGTCTATGTCTATATGGAATCAACGTCTTTCATGAAGCTAATACTCTATGTTAATATGCGTTGGTGGCGTCATCAAAACCATTGTATAAGAATGACATCTACATTTATGTCACCAGTGAGAAAAGCTTTTTACTCCTTTTTTTTACTAATTTTGTCGATGTGGTGAGACACTGGATGCCGATGGAGAAGCCAAACTCCAAAATATCCCTCTATTTTCTGGCCTAATGCATTGGCACCTCTCCAATGTTCAAGCTTTCAATTACTTTATTTGTTTCACATCAAGCAGAAGTCAAATTATGGCAAATCTAACATGGTATGAACAAACTAGAGGTGACATAGCTATTGGTGACGCTAACTTGAGATGAAGTAGACTTAACGTCGAAGCACATGTGGTGGGATTCAGTATCATTTGCTTGGTGGCACTTGCAAAGGCAAGTACACAATTGGTGGCATAGAACGGCCCACTGTCGTAACCTGAGGAGCCGAGGCCGGGACCAATTTTGGGCAAGTTTTGACACCATGACAATGGGGCTCAATGGCATCTATTCTAACGGCATGCCTAGGCTAACCCATGACGTCTATTCAATGTCGTGGATCCAGGTACCGTCGTTGCCACTAGTCACCCTGTGATATCGTCCTTCGAGACTTGTGGCATGTGGGGGCGTGGCTATGATGGGGTAGCTCACTGACATAGCCACTGCAGTAGCAAGGCACGAGCTCATCACCGCGTGGGTGCAAACGAGGGCCACGACAGCGAGTTGGACGCAATGGCGAGGTATGCGACGTGGATGGCTATAGTGTGCTTCGGTGGCGAGGTGgaaggtgccaatggtgatgacagGCATAGATCTTATCGTGGCCTTGGATGGAAGTAGCCTGGCGGGACATCGCGAGTGCGCTTGAGGCCGTCGTCCTCGATATGGGCCATCTGGTCGATACGACGCACGTAGTCGACTGCAGCGGCTTAGGCGGGCTCGTCGGCATGTGCGGACATCCACAGCGCCCGTGGTGCTGAGGCAGCTGTAGAGGCACGGGGACGACGATGTGGCGGCGATGCGTGCAAGGGCAACGGAGGTACGGCGTGGGATGGTGGCACGATGACATGTCTCGCTATGTTAGTAAAATTTTTAAAAGCTACCTTGAATTtttagatacataatttttactATATGATTAGATATGTACTATATCTAAATACGTAGTAAAAAGAAAAGTTATAATTTGCTAGAAAAAGGAAGGGCATACCCTACCTAAAAAGGCTAAAGCTAGATATCCCGGCGAGGAGAACTGATTGGTTGCAAATCCACCGTTAAACCCCAAACAAAACCTGATACCACAACTTCATAaaacctcgccgccgccgccgccgcagatgGGATCGGAGGAGCGCCCCTCGCCGGCACCCTCGGacgacaccaccaccaccgtctcgGACGAACATCTGAGTCCCCCGTCATCACCTTCCACAACCTTCGACTCTGCTCCCGAATCCGATGTCTCCGCCGCGTCCTCGCTGTTCTCGGACGGCTCTTCAGGGCCCGACCCCGAGCCCGTCGTTTCCAGAAAACCCCGCCCGCCACAGCGCTCGTGGCCGGACTCCGACGAGATCGCGCTCCTCGAGGCCGTCGCGTCGCACCGGCAGAAGCACGGGCGGCTTCCGTCGCCCGACGACCTCGTCGCCGCGCTGCGGGGCCGCCTCCGCGCGGAGGACCGCCTCAGCGCCGAGCAGGTCGCCAAGCGGCTGCGCGCGCTCCGCTCCCGGTACGACAACGCCGCCATCCGCCTCAAACGCGGCATAATCCCGCCGAAGGACGGCGACGTCACCATCTACAAGCTCTCCAAGCTCATCTGGGCGGACACGCGCACggggaagagggagaagaagaccCGTGCGCCCGACGCGCGCGAGGACCCAAGGGGGTTTGACGAGCTGACCGAGCTGTACCCTTTCCTCTCTGCGGAGGCGGAGGCGATCGATGCGAGGTGCGGCTACGGGTCGCTGAAGAGGGCGTTCGGGCGCATCGGTGACGACACGGCGGCGCGGCTGGAGGCGAAGCTGAAGAGGCAGCGGGTGGCGGAGGCCAGGGCGAGCGCAAAGCTTGATAAGCTGAGGACGAACGTTGCCAAGGCGCTTCAGGGATTTATCAAGTGAATGGtgatttcttcatcttctttctGTTCGTACATGGATTGCCGTAGAAAGACACAGTAAGATTGGCTCCTTGGCATGGTTTCATGATTGACATGTTATCAGATTCTTTGTGGCAAGTTTGAGGGCACCATCAACTGCAAATAATCTGAAATGTCATGCCGTGAATGGTTGGCATTGAGTTTGTTTTGTACTACCATTGTCTGAGCTAAGAACCGGTTTTCAGAAAGAAAATAAATTTCCCCTCAGCAACAAAACTCGAAGTACAGAAGTACACTGATTCTCTACACCAtcttatggtttgttggtttgaaGCCGCTAGCACGCACTATCTAACGCAAATGGTAGTTACAGCATTACACACAACGTATGGCCAAAATATTTCATGAAGCCCATCTAATGCAAATGCAAAGAGTGATGATATTTCAGGCATAATGTTGTGTTTTGCATCGATGGGCAATTTTGATCATCATATCAAGTTAGGGCAGTGTTTGGAAGGGTTTCTGCTCCCAGATTATCATACAGAGCAGCTGGAGCTTGGAGCACATTCCAAACACTTCCCTGCGAGAATCTGTGATTGTGACTATGATTATGTGATTCTCTGAATTCTTTATGATTCAGAATGCTGATCTTCCTGTGTTTTCTTTTCCCACGCCCTTTTGATTGTCATTACAGGTATAGCTCAAAGTAGCTTGATCAGTAGTGTAGTAGTAGTAGGTTTCATTGTAGAGTCCCCTTGTAGTACAACTACTgctactacaacaacaacaaagcaagTCCCAGACAAGTTGGGTAggatagagttgaaacccagcagaagcaatcaaggttcaggcacgtgaatagctgtcttccaagcgctcctatctaaggctaagtctttgggtatattccatcctttcaagtcttcttttattgcctctacccaagtcaacttcggtcttcctctcttttcacgttactatcctggcttaagatttcactacgcaccggtgcctctggaggtctccgttggacatgtccagaccatctcaaccggtgttggacaagcttttcttcaattggtgctactatcacgtatatcatcgttccgaactcgatcccttcttgtatgaccgcaaatccaacgcaacatacacatttccgcgacacttatctcttgaacatgtcgtcttttcgtaggccaacattctgcaacatacaatatagcaggtctaatcgtcgtcctataaaacttgccttttagcttctgtggtacccttttgtcacataggacaccagatgcttgccgtcacttcatccaccctgcattgattctatggctaacatttcatcaatatccccgtctctctgtagcattgatcctaaatatcaaaaggtatccttcctaggcactacttgaccttccaaactaatatctttctcctcccgagtagcagtgtcgaagtcacatctcatatactcagttttagttctaccgagtctaaaacctttagactccaaagtctcccgctataactccagtttctgattcactcatgtccggctttcatcaactagcactacatcgtccacgaaaagcatacaccaagggatgtctccttgtatgtcccttgtgacctcatccatcactaaggcaaacaaataagggctcaaagctgacccttgatgtagtcctatcctaatcgggaagtcatccgtgtctccatcacttattcgaactctagtcacaatattgttgcacatgtccttaatgagctcgacgtacttcgttgggactttatgtttgtccaaggcccaccacataacattccttggtattttatcataggccttctccaagtcaataaaaaccatgtgtaggtctttcttctccctatactgctcca
It encodes:
- the LOC136477672 gene encoding uncharacterized protein gives rise to the protein MTTVSRALGSAFAGFTRAPAAAQTATTLPSPCGSSALLQHWRWSRASRARRFSSGRSARISMSLRAGIVGLPNVGKSTLFNAIVENGKAQAANFPFCTINPNVGVVAIPDPRLQVLSKLSKSQQTVPTSIELVDIAGLVKGASKGEGLGNQFLSNIREVDSILQVVRCFEDDDIVHVNGKVDPRSDIDVINLELIFSDLEQIEKRLDKLNKSKTKDVQVKVKEQAEKSGLEKIQQALMEGKPARSVDLAEHEKEAIQHLCLLTMKPVIYVANVTESDLAEPDSNPHVKEVAKAASDLQSGMVTISAQVEAELAELPLEERVEYLKSLGVAESGLGNLVKATYNLLGLRTYFTTGEKETKAWTILSGMTAPQAAGVIHSDFQKGFIRAETVSYDDFVAAGSLGVAREKGLLRLEGKDYVVQEGDVMLFRFNV
- the LOC136477679 gene encoding probable transcription factor At4g00390; its protein translation is MGSEERPSPAPSDDTTTTVSDEHLSPPSSPSTTFDSAPESDVSAASSLFSDGSSGPDPEPVVSRKPRPPQRSWPDSDEIALLEAVASHRQKHGRLPSPDDLVAALRGRLRAEDRLSAEQVAKRLRALRSRYDNAAIRLKRGIIPPKDGDVTIYKLSKLIWADTRTGKREKKTRAPDAREDPRGFDELTELYPFLSAEAEAIDARCGYGSLKRAFGRIGDDTAARLEAKLKRQRVAEARASAKLDKLRTNVAKALQGFIK